In a genomic window of Mageeibacillus indolicus UPII9-5:
- a CDS encoding ATP-binding cassette domain-containing protein, whose amino-acid sequence MEETLCLNAVHFLRWEIEENIDQKNKDLKNIAIKSGGFDAIAEPLVFLLLLIIVSLIFVYGGKRVQSGEITIGVLIPFLLYLLQLLNPIAYTSNFFMAKSKWNTNKVELEKYLTLESETTNEGKEELTEIKSLSFCNLSFAYEHTAVLDNLSCEIPIGSKIAVVGPSGSGKSTLYKLLLRLYEPDSGKILLNAQELNSFSKKSIRRHIALVPQESSIIGSSLSDFLNLGQEHKVSNAQLIDTLNTVGLAAELNLNTENIAGYDFGLAAKNLSVGQKQRLMIAKALLKEASIYLLDESTASVDSELETLIFETLLKFKPDKTIISIAHRLSTVKYADTIIFLEEGKISGIGTHSELYAQHEHYRHFIDLQLIKTE is encoded by the coding sequence TTGGAGGAAACATTATGTTTAAACGCCGTTCATTTTCTACGGTGGGAAATAGAAGAAAATATTGATCAGAAAAATAAAGATCTGAAAAATATAGCGATTAAAAGCGGCGGCTTTGATGCAATTGCCGAACCTTTGGTTTTCTTATTACTTTTAATAATAGTTTCCTTAATTTTCGTCTATGGCGGAAAAAGAGTCCAAAGCGGCGAAATCACAATCGGTGTCTTGATTCCATTTCTCCTCTACTTACTACAACTTCTTAATCCGATTGCTTATACAAGCAACTTTTTCATGGCTAAGTCGAAATGGAATACCAACAAAGTCGAACTGGAAAAATATTTAACATTGGAATCGGAAACAACTAACGAGGGGAAGGAAGAATTAACAGAAATAAAAAGTCTCTCTTTTTGCAATCTTTCTTTCGCCTACGAGCACACTGCAGTACTGGATAATTTATCCTGTGAAATTCCTATCGGCAGTAAAATTGCAGTCGTCGGTCCATCAGGTTCCGGCAAAAGTACATTATACAAATTATTGCTTCGTTTGTACGAACCTGATAGCGGCAAAATCCTGCTTAACGCACAAGAATTAAATTCTTTCAGCAAAAAAAGCATCCGCCGACACATTGCCTTAGTTCCACAAGAAAGTAGCATCATCGGCTCAAGTTTATCTGATTTTCTTAATTTAGGGCAAGAGCATAAGGTATCTAACGCTCAGCTTATAGATACACTGAACACCGTCGGCTTAGCTGCTGAATTAAATCTGAATACAGAGAATATTGCAGGCTACGATTTCGGTTTAGCTGCCAAAAATTTATCCGTCGGTCAAAAGCAACGTTTAATGATCGCTAAAGCTTTGTTGAAAGAAGCTTCTATTTATTTACTCGATGAATCTACAGCTTCGGTTGACTCGGAATTGGAAACTCTGATTTTTGAAACACTGCTTAAATTCAAGCCGGATAAAACAATTATTTCTATTGCCCACCGTCTTTCAACTGTTAAATACGCTGATACGATTATTTTCCTGGAAGAGGGAAAAATCAGCGGCATCGGTACCCACAGCGAATTATATGCGCAACACGAGCATTATCGCCATTTTATCGATCTGCAATTAATTAAAACGGAATAA